The genomic region GGCCCCCGCTCCTGGCGCGCATGAGCAGCTCGGCCACGCGTTTGGTCGTGCCCATGACATTGGTCGGCCGCACGGCCTTGTCCGTGGACACCAGCACGAAACGTTCGACGCCGTGGCGCGCGGCCGCGTCCATGAGGCGCAGGGAGCCAAGCACGTTGTTGGTCACGGCCTGCCAGGGGTTGAGCTCCAGCATGGGCACATGCTTGTAGGCGGCGGCATGGAACACGACCTCTGGCCGATGTCGGGTAAAAATTCGCTCCAAGAGGGCCTCGTCCTGAACCTGGCCCAGCACCGTGACGTAGCGTTCGAAGCCCCGTTCGTGCTTGAGTTCCATTTCAATGCCGTACAGGTTGGCTTCGCCAGCGTCGTAGAGCACCAGCAATCGCGGCCCGAAGCGCAATATCTGGCGGCACAGCTCCGATCCGATGGACCCGCCCGCTCCGGTGACCAACACGACCTTGTCCTTGAGATACCCCTCGATGCCGGCCACGTCCAAGTGGACTTCGGCCCGGCCAAGAAGATCCTCGTAGCGTACATCCCGGAGATCCTTGATGGATACCTTGCCGCTGGCGATATCGGCCAGGGCGGGCAGCTTCTTGATGCGCACCTGGGCCGCCTCGCAGGCGGCCATGATATGCCGGGGCTGGGCGTGGACGCTGCGCGAGGCCGTGACCAGGACCTCGTCGATGCGCAACGCGCGGGCCACGTC from Deltaproteobacteria bacterium harbors:
- a CDS encoding polysaccharide biosynthesis protein, producing the protein NFYIMLVGETALFGAALFLAYALRFEFDIPADFFRQMLRLLPLSVAVKLAFFAVSGLYRGMWRYTGLADLWRIGQAVVLAEIALIVYLVFVRNFHGYPRSVFILDPLLAFVLACGARVLIRSVYEFSARPGEWMATFLPVRAPRNGPRVLIVGADDEGARAAKEIKECPHSGLCLAGFVDDDPGRIGRHIHGVPVFGPLERLTDVARALRIDEVLVTASRSVHAQPRHIMAACEAAQVRIKKLPALADIASGKVSIKDLRDVRYEDLLGRAEVHLDVAGIEGYLKDKVVLVTGAGGSIGSELCRQILRFGPRLLVLYDAGEANLYGIEMELKHERGFERYVTVLGQVQDEALLERIFTRHRPEVVFHAAAYKHVPMLELNPWQAVTNNVLGSLRLMDAAARHGVERFVLVSTDKAVRPTNVMGTTKRVAELLMRARSGG